TCTGGGCTGTCACATCGTCGGTCCGCAGGCCTCGACGCTGATTCAGGAGGTCGTCACCGCGATGGACGGCGGGGGAACCGTCGACGACGTCGCCGAACCCGTTCACGTCCACCCGGCGCTTTCCGAGGTCGTCTACGCCGCGTTCGACGACCTCTCCTCGAGCGAGTTCTCGACGGCGCCGGACTGGCGGGGCGTCAGTGACGGATAGCTTATACGGGATCATCGCGTTATAGCCACAGATGGGCGACCGATCAGAACCGACGGAACCGCACGACGGCGACGCGTCCGCCGCCTACGAGCGGATCGCTGACGCCGTGTTCGCACTCGACGGAGAGTGGCGGTTCACCTTTCTGAACGACCGAGCCGAGCGGCTGCTCGAGCGGTCCGAGAGCCAGTTGGTCGGGGCGGTCGTCTGGGACGACTACGCCGACGCGTTCGAGTCGACCCGGCGAGCGTTCGAGCGCTCGTTCGAGACGCAGGAACCGGTCTCGTTCGACGCGTTCTCCGAGTCCTTCGGTTCGAGACTCGAGGGCCGCGTACACCCCTCGGAGACGGGAGTCACGGTCTGCGTGCGCGAGGTGAACGACCGCAACGGTCGAGAGACCGGCACCCGGGAGCGCGAACGCGCGTTGCGGGACGCCTACGAGGTCATCGCGGACCCGGAGCGGCCGTTCGACGACCAGCTCGCGGCGCTGCTGGGCGTCGTTCGACGGACGATCGGCACGGAGTACGCGGCGCTGTCGTGCGTCCACGAAGACGCCAACGAATACATCTTCGAGGCCGTCGACGCGCCGCCGGACGCCGATATCGAGGCCGGAGATACCGCCCCGCTCGAGGCGACCAACTGCGAGCGAGTCGTCAGTACCGAGCGAACGCTCGTCCTCGAGGACGTCGACGAAGACGCGCCGGAACTGGCCGATCGCGCGGGCAACGCCGAGTGGGGGATCTCCTGTTATCTCGGCACGCCGGTCACCGTCGACGACGAGGTCTACGGGACGTTCTGCTTCTACGATCTGGACGCCAGAACCGAGGAGTTCTCCGACTGGGAGGTCACCTTCGTCGAACTGCTCGGCAACTGGGTGAGCGCCGAACTCGAGCGCCGTCGGTACGAGCGGGAACTCGAGGAATCGAACGAGCGGCTCGAACAGTTCGCCTACACCGCCAGCCACGACCTCCAGGAACCGCTCCGGATGGTCACGAACTACCTGTCGCTGATCGATCGACGGTACGGTGACGAACTCGACGACGACGCCGAGGAGTTCATCGAGTTCGCCGTCGACGGCGCCGAGCGCATGCGGGACATGATCGACGGGTTGCTCGCGTACTCCCGCGTCGAAACGCGAGGGAACCCCTTCCAATCGGTCGACCTCGACGCCGTCCTCGAGGACGTGCGGAGCGATCTGGAACTCAGGTTCGAGGAGACCGACGCGGTCGTCTCGAGCGAGTCGCTGCCCCGCGTCGAGGGGGATCCCGGCCAGTTGCGGCAGGTGTTTCAGAACCTCCTCTCGAACGCCGTCGAGTACAGCGACGGTCCGCCGCGGGTTCAGATTAGTGCCGAGCGTCGCGGCGACATGTGGGAGATTTCGGTCAGCGACGAGGGCATCGGCATCGATCCCGACGATCATGAGCGGATCTTCGAGGTGTTTCAGCGGTTACACAGCCACGAAGAACACGACGGGACGGGGATCGGCCTGGCGCTCTGTCGACGCATCGTCGAGCGCCACGGCGGCGAGATCCGCGTCGACGCCGAACCCGACGAAGGGGCGACGTTCCGGTTCACGCTCCCGGCGACTCCAGACTCGTGACCGTCGCGGCTCGAGCCGAACGGCGCAGCGACGGGGACGACCGGCGACGCGACGACGGCGTTAAACGACCGCGTTCTGTTCGTCGATGAAGGAGTGGTACCAGGCGACGTAGGTGAGGATCATCCAGAGCGTCCGGCCGACCGACTCCTCGCCGCGGCGGTGGGCGTCCCGGAGCGCCGTGGCCCGGTTCGCGTCGACGTACGGGGTCTGTCGGAGTTTCTCCCGCGTGAACCAGGTCTCGATCGAATCGTGCTCCTCCTCGAACCAGTCCTCGACGGGCGGGCGCATCCCCATCTTCTCGCGCTCGAGGATCTGATCGGGGAGGAGGTCGCTGACGGCGGTCTTGAGCACCCGCTTGACGTCGTCGTCGTTGACCTTGAGTTCGGCCGGCAGCGAGTGGGCGAACTCGACCATCTCCGTCGAGAGGAAGGGGACGCGAAGCTCGAGCGACTGGGCCATGCTCATGTGGTCGGCCTTGTAGAGGTGGTAGTCGGGTAGCGTGTAGCCCGTCTCGTAGGTCGACATGTGCTGCTCTAAGGACGGATCCGCGACCTCCGCGGTGACCTCGCCGACGTTCGCCCGCAGGCCGGAGGTCGCGGCGGACTCACCCGTCCGGAGGAACTCGTCCGGTTCGGGTCGGAAGGTCGTGAAGCCACAGACGTGATTGAGCAGCATCTCCTCGTTGTTCTTCAGCCCGGAGAAGTACCGGAGGTGTTTGTTCCCGACCGGCGCCACCTGCGCGACGGCCCCGGCGACGTCGTGGGTGAACTCCGGCATGAAATCGACCTTGCGCTTGTGTTCGGGGACGTGCTGGTACCACGGGTAGCCCGCGAACAGTTCGTC
This portion of the Haloterrigena gelatinilytica genome encodes:
- a CDS encoding sensor histidine kinase — encoded protein: MGDRSEPTEPHDGDASAAYERIADAVFALDGEWRFTFLNDRAERLLERSESQLVGAVVWDDYADAFESTRRAFERSFETQEPVSFDAFSESFGSRLEGRVHPSETGVTVCVREVNDRNGRETGTRERERALRDAYEVIADPERPFDDQLAALLGVVRRTIGTEYAALSCVHEDANEYIFEAVDAPPDADIEAGDTAPLEATNCERVVSTERTLVLEDVDEDAPELADRAGNAEWGISCYLGTPVTVDDEVYGTFCFYDLDARTEEFSDWEVTFVELLGNWVSAELERRRYERELEESNERLEQFAYTASHDLQEPLRMVTNYLSLIDRRYGDELDDDAEEFIEFAVDGAERMRDMIDGLLAYSRVETRGNPFQSVDLDAVLEDVRSDLELRFEETDAVVSSESLPRVEGDPGQLRQVFQNLLSNAVEYSDGPPRVQISAERRGDMWEISVSDEGIGIDPDDHERIFEVFQRLHSHEEHDGTGIGLALCRRIVERHGGEIRVDAEPDEGATFRFTLPATPDS